A single window of Mycolicibacterium madagascariense DNA harbors:
- a CDS encoding alpha/beta fold hydrolase has protein sequence MNALRFGPSRPPQILALHGLTGHGQRWATLAEQYLPEYAVLAPDLIGHGHSSWAAPWTIDANTAALAGLLDERAEAPVWVVGHSFGGAVALSLAASRPDLVAGLVLLDPAVGLDGEWTREIADAMLASPDFADRAEARADKTSGSWGEVDAGELERELDEHLVELPGGRVGWRISVPAAMSYWSELARPFALPQKGTPTTLVRAARTEPPYVTPQLIDALSARLGPDFALVEMDCNHMVPTSRPAETAALIRERVG, from the coding sequence ATGAACGCGCTTCGCTTCGGGCCCTCGCGCCCGCCCCAGATCCTCGCGCTGCACGGGCTGACGGGACACGGCCAGCGCTGGGCCACCCTCGCGGAGCAGTACCTGCCCGAATATGCCGTGCTGGCACCCGATTTGATCGGCCACGGTCACTCGTCGTGGGCGGCGCCGTGGACGATCGACGCCAACACCGCGGCGTTGGCCGGCCTCCTCGACGAACGGGCCGAGGCGCCCGTGTGGGTCGTCGGCCACTCCTTCGGGGGCGCCGTCGCGCTGAGCCTGGCGGCGTCGCGACCCGACCTGGTGGCGGGTCTGGTGTTGCTCGACCCCGCGGTGGGCCTCGACGGTGAGTGGACGCGGGAGATCGCCGACGCGATGCTGGCGTCGCCGGACTTCGCCGACCGCGCCGAGGCGCGAGCGGACAAGACGTCGGGCTCGTGGGGTGAGGTCGACGCGGGTGAATTGGAGCGCGAACTGGACGAACACCTCGTCGAATTGCCCGGCGGACGCGTCGGCTGGCGGATCTCCGTCCCCGCCGCGATGTCCTACTGGAGCGAGCTGGCCAGGCCGTTTGCCCTGCCGCAGAAGGGAACTCCCACGACCCTGGTGCGCGCTGCCCGCACCGAGCCGCCGTACGTGACCCCGCAGCTGATCGACGCGCTGAGCGCGCGACTCGGTCCGGACTTCGCACTGGTGGAGATGGACTGCAACCACATGGTGCCCACGTCACGGCCCGCCGAGACCGCGGCGCTGATCCGCGAACGCGTCGGCTGA
- a CDS encoding MGMT family protein: MAPITDEQVETVRALVASIPAGRVSTYGDIAAAAGLSSPRIVAWIMRTDSSDLPWYRVITASGKPAPHLATRQLENLRAEGVLAKDGRVDLRVARHQF, translated from the coding sequence GTGGCCCCGATCACCGACGAGCAGGTCGAGACGGTCCGTGCCCTCGTCGCCTCCATTCCCGCGGGCAGGGTATCCACCTACGGTGACATCGCTGCCGCCGCAGGACTTTCGAGCCCCCGCATCGTCGCGTGGATCATGCGCACCGACTCCTCGGACCTGCCGTGGTACCGGGTCATCACCGCGTCGGGCAAGCCCGCGCCGCACCTGGCGACGCGGCAGCTGGAGAATCTGCGCGCCGAGGGCGTGCTGGCCAAGGACGGGCGGGTCGATCTCCGCGTGGCCCGCCACCAGTTCTGA
- a CDS encoding TIGR02569 family protein, with protein MSADLPPDHVLAAFGLTGVRPVPLGSSWEGGWRCGEVVLSMVADNARAGWSAKVRETLFVDGVRLARPVRSSDGRYVVSGWRADTFVTGTPEPRHDEVVSAAVRLHEATAKLERPRFLTQPPSLPWSDVDVFIAADRAAWEDRPLHALPPGALVAPGGADGQRSVDLIGQLAALRRPTRSPSQLVHGDLYGTVLFAGTAAPGITDITPYWRPASWAAGVVVVDALAWGEADDGLVERWAPLPEWPQMLLRALMFRLAVHALHPRSTAAAFPGLARTAALVRLIL; from the coding sequence GTGAGTGCCGACCTGCCGCCTGACCACGTCCTGGCGGCGTTTGGCCTGACCGGCGTGCGACCGGTTCCCCTCGGGTCGAGCTGGGAGGGTGGCTGGCGCTGCGGTGAGGTCGTGTTGTCCATGGTCGCCGACAACGCGCGCGCCGGCTGGTCCGCGAAGGTCCGCGAGACGCTGTTCGTCGACGGGGTGCGACTGGCACGCCCGGTGAGGTCCAGCGACGGCCGCTACGTCGTCTCCGGCTGGCGCGCCGACACGTTCGTGACCGGGACGCCGGAGCCGCGCCACGACGAGGTGGTCTCGGCAGCGGTACGCCTGCACGAGGCCACCGCGAAGTTGGAGCGACCGCGGTTCCTCACCCAACCGCCGAGTCTGCCGTGGTCCGACGTCGACGTGTTCATCGCCGCGGACCGCGCCGCCTGGGAGGACCGCCCGCTGCACGCGCTGCCTCCGGGTGCCCTCGTCGCACCGGGCGGCGCCGACGGGCAACGCTCGGTCGACCTCATCGGCCAGCTGGCGGCGCTGCGCAGACCGACGCGCAGCCCCAGTCAGCTCGTCCACGGCGACCTCTACGGCACGGTGTTGTTCGCCGGCACCGCCGCCCCCGGCATCACCGACATCACGCCCTACTGGCGGCCCGCGTCGTGGGCGGCGGGCGTGGTCGTCGTCGACGCCCTGGCGTGGGGGGAGGCCGACGACGGCCTGGTCGAGCGGTGGGCGCCGCTACCGGAGTGGCCGCAGATGTTGTTGCGCGCGTTGATGTTTCGGCTGGCCGTGCACGCACTGCACCCGCGCTCGACGGCGGCGGCCTTCCCCGGATTGGCGCGCACGGCGGCACTGGTGCGCCTCATCCTCTGA